The DNA segment CTAAACAACTAAAATTTAAAATTTTGCACGACGTACATATTTATACTGATGGAGCCGCCAAAGGAAATCCCGGTCCGGGAGGTTATGGTGTAGTAATGGAATGGGTAGGAAAACCTTACAAAAAGGAATTTTATGAAGGGTTCAGATATACGACCAATAATAGGATGGAATTGCTTGGCGTAATTGTAGGTTTAGAAAAACTTAAAAATGTAGGGACAAAGGTTTTAGTTATTTCAGATTCGAAGTACGTAGTAGACTCAGTTATAAAAAAGTGGGTTTTTGGCTGGGAAAAGAAAAATTATGTAGGAAAAAAGAATGCTGATTTATGGCAGCGTTTTCTAAAAACTTATCGCCTTCACCAGGTTGACTTTAAATGGATAAAAGGACATAACAATCACCCACAAAATGAGCGCTGTGATGAGCTGGCTGTTTATGCTGCTTCTCAAAAAAATTTGGCAATAGATGCCTTTTATGAAAATGAAGAAAAGAAACTTTTATGAAAATATTGGTTTTATAATGCTTTGCAGTTTTGTAACTTATAAAGTATCTTTGCATCTAATTTTAAAATGATAAAATGAACAAATTACTCATTGTTGGGACAGTTGCTTTTGATGCTATCGAAACTCCATTTGGCAAGACTGATAAAATTCTTGGTGGCGCTGCAACTTACATAGGTCTGTCAGCTTCATTCTTCGATGTAGAATCTGCAATAGTTTCGGTGGTTGGAGAAGACTTTCCTGAAGAGTATGTTCAAGTTTTAAAAAATAAAAATATTGATCTTTCTGGTTTGGAGGTTGTTAAAGGAGGGAAAACCTTCTTCTGGAGTGGACGTTATCATAATGATCTGAACTCTCGCGACACTCTAGATACACAACTTAATACATTGGCAGATTTTCAGCCGAAAGTTCCTGAGAATTTCAAAAATGCCGATGTTGTTATGTTAGGAAATTTGCACCCGCTTGTGCAAAGTAGTGTATTAGATCAGATGACTGAAACGCCAAAACTTGTAGTGCTCGATACAATGAACTTCTGGATGGATTGTGCATTACCAGAATTGATGGAGGTAATTAAGAGAATAGATGTAATTACAATCAACGATGAAGAAGCACGTCAGCTTTCGGGCGAATATTCTCTAGTTAAAGCTGCTGCGAAGATTCAAGCAATGGGTCCTAAATATGTAGTAATTAAAAAAGGAGAGCACGGTGCCTTATTGTTTCATGATAAAGAGGTGTTTTTTGCACCAGCATTGCCATTAGAAGAAGTCTTTGATCCAACAGGAGCAGGAGATACATTTGCAGGAGGTTTCTCAGGATTTATAGCCCAAAGTAAAAATGTGTCTTTCG comes from the Flavobacterium ardleyense genome and includes:
- the rnhA gene encoding ribonuclease HI: MLHDVHIYTDGAAKGNPGPGGYGVVMEWVGKPYKKEFYEGFRYTTNNRMELLGVIVGLEKLKNVGTKVLVISDSKYVVDSVIKKWVFGWEKKNYVGKKNADLWQRFLKTYRLHQVDFKWIKGHNNHPQNERCDELAVYAASQKNLAIDAFYENEEKKLL
- a CDS encoding PfkB family carbohydrate kinase produces the protein MNKLLIVGTVAFDAIETPFGKTDKILGGAATYIGLSASFFDVESAIVSVVGEDFPEEYVQVLKNKNIDLSGLEVVKGGKTFFWSGRYHNDLNSRDTLDTQLNTLADFQPKVPENFKNADVVMLGNLHPLVQSSVLDQMTETPKLVVLDTMNFWMDCALPELMEVIKRIDVITINDEEARQLSGEYSLVKAAAKIQAMGPKYVVIKKGEHGALLFHDKEVFFAPALPLEEVFDPTGAGDTFAGGFSGFIAQSKNVSFDNLKNAVIFGSNMASFCVEKFGTQRMEELTKDEVSNRLQQFRALTQFDISLQS